In Humulus lupulus chromosome 6, drHumLupu1.1, whole genome shotgun sequence, a single genomic region encodes these proteins:
- the LOC133782015 gene encoding kinetochore protein NDC80 homolog codes for MRGGGGHRRPKDSYANPQPPPTPLDHHNLYHRQQRDSDASFASSRPSSIGLARNSALTFDQYKDHRYQSSAVSTINNFLSSHSSNLFLKLPFPSAKDITQTLAFLMSCLDFPSSKLEEDLPFVLRSLNYPHKLNKSILRSPGTPHQWPTFLAIIHWLVQVAMFNDHLASDSASFADHNPLHSYALDSYSHYITGDDDSVEKLDRDWLEKLERERENSVEAAKALETNVTELEAKLEGLKSAPSQKEVLEKEKGMLEEDVVKFHEMIDKFKEKITELERDLEMKEKELEEKVVNKNRICEENEELKKRVELQTFNPRDVERMKRELQAVERDIGEAELERNSWEEKSWDLDATLGHKFKELETLAMECNQVMRRLKFGDGFHYNLNAKGSTPAEVMGTDYKSTLKPALESFAEDIKKNSMTKLEELISLQQQSSDIAAKVEGKRNTLARLDSHINEMEAQLRLLKNETEEYTYECATEAKKMVEDLEMEGHNLDVVEREAADILKTSKLKLEEAIKQSEVEIQMCACELIALVDTVSKFKEYMQSKLLEIKTDVSETATALSDGYKGSWPPQFVIVRDASK; via the exons atgagaggcGGTGGAGGCCATCGCCGTCCGAAGGACTCCTACGCCAATCCACAGCCACCGCCGACGCCGCTGGACCACCACAACCTCTACCACCGTCAGCAGCGTGACTCCGACGCGAGCTTTGCCAGTAGCCGCCCCTCTTCCATCGGCCTCGCCCGCAACTCCGCCCTCACCTTCGACCAATACAAAGACCATCGCTACCAGTCCTCCGCCGTTTCCACCATCAACAATTTCCTTTCCTCTCACTCTTCAAATCTCTTCCTCAAACTCCCATTTCCCTCCGCCAAAGACATCACTCAAACCCTAGCTTTTCTCATGTCCTGCCTCGATTTCCCCTCGTCCAAGCTCGAAGAAGATCTCCCTTTCGTCTTGAGATCCTTGAATTACCCTCACAAACTCAACAAATCGATTCTAAGATCTCCCGGAACTCCTCACCAGTGGCCCACTTTTCTTGCCATAATCCACTGGCTGGTCCAAGTCGCTATGTTTAATGATCATCTGGCGTCTGATTCGGCTTCGTTCGCCGACCACAACCCGCTGCACTCCTACGCCCTTGATAGCTACTCTCATTACATTACTGGGGATGATGATTCGGTGGAGAAGCTGGATCGTGATTggctggagaagttggagagggagagggagaatTCTGTGGAGGCCGCCAAGGCTTTGGAGACGAATGTGACGGAACTCGAAGCAAAGCTCGAGGGGTTGAAGTCTGCACCGTCGCAGAAGGAGGTGCTTGAGAAGGAGAAAGGGATGCTGGAAGAGGACGTGGTGAAGTTTCATGAGATGATTGACAAGTTTAAGGAAAAGATTACGGAATTGGAGAGGGATTTGGAGATGAAGGAGAAGGAATTGGAGGAGAAAGTTGTGAATAAGAATAGGATTTGTGAAGAGAATGAGGAGTTGAAGAAGAGGGTGGAGCTGCAGACATTCAATCCAAGGGATGTCGAGAGAATGAAGAGGGAGTTACAGGCAGTGGAGAGGGATATTGGGGAAGCTGAGCTTGAAAGGAACTCATGGGAGGAGAAGTCATGGGATCTTGATGCGACGCTTGGACACAAGTTTAAGGAGCTCGAGACCCTTGCAATGGAGTGCAATCAAGTCATGAGGAG GTTAAAATTCGGCGATGGTTTTCATTATAACTTGAATGCCAAAGGCTCTACACCTGCTGAGGTCATGGGTACTGACTACAAATCGACATTAAAGCCTGCACTCGAATCTTTTGCTGAGGATATAAAGAAAAATTCTATGACAAAATTGGAAGAGTTGATTTCTCTTCAGCAGCAGTCGAGTGATATTGCTGCAAAGGTTGAGGGAAAAAGAAATACTCTGGCTAGGCTCGATTCACATATCAATGAA ATGGAAGCTCAACTTCGTTTGTTGAAGAATGAAACAGAGGAGTACACTTATGAATGTGCCACAGAAGCCAAAAAAATGGTGGAGGACTTAGAGATGGAGGGTCATAACTTGGATGTTGTGGAAAGAGAAGCAGCAGATATTCTTAAG aCCTCAAAACTGAAGTTGGAAGAAGCAATCAAACAAAGTGAAGTAGAAATTCAGATGTGTGCTTGTGAACTCATAGCACTAGTTGATACGGTTTCAAAATTTAAAGAGTATATGCAGTCCAAGCTTCTGGAAATTAAGACCGATGTCTCGGAAACTGCCACTGCTTTATCAGATGGCTACAAAGGTTCCTGGCCTCCGCAATTTGTTATTGTTCGCGATGCAAGCAAGTAA